A stretch of Nitrospirota bacterium DNA encodes these proteins:
- a CDS encoding pyruvate ferredoxin oxidoreductase (catalyzes the formation of acetyl-CoA from pyruvate and coenzyme A), with protein sequence MPLKLKELSKKEDLFTHGHRMCSGCGTPIIIKQVLMASDYPVIASNATGCLEVSSCISLYTAWKIPWIHSAFENAAATIAGVETMYSALKKQGKIDREIKFVAFGGDGGTYDIGLQSLSGAMERGHDMLYICYDNGAYMNTGIQRSSATPFGADTTTSPAGSVVPGKMQQRKNLTKIMAAHDIPYVAQASPAHWQDLIRKVKKAFEIKGPKFMNVISPCNRGWRSRTDDAIELSRLAVDTCYWPLYEVENGITKVTYTPRNKKPIVDFLKPQGRFKHLFSPENEWILKKLQEDIDKEWDELLRASSIEK encoded by the coding sequence ATACCATTGAAATTAAAAGAACTCTCAAAGAAGGAGGACCTCTTTACCCATGGCCACAGGATGTGCTCTGGTTGCGGGACACCCATTATTATTAAGCAGGTGCTAATGGCCTCTGATTACCCTGTTATTGCATCCAATGCTACAGGCTGCCTTGAGGTCTCATCTTGTATATCGCTTTACACTGCATGGAAAATACCCTGGATTCACAGCGCCTTTGAGAATGCTGCTGCAACCATAGCAGGCGTTGAGACAATGTACAGCGCATTAAAAAAACAAGGGAAGATTGACAGAGAAATAAAATTCGTAGCATTCGGTGGCGATGGTGGTACCTATGACATTGGCCTTCAGAGCCTCTCAGGAGCGATGGAACGTGGCCACGATATGCTTTACATATGCTATGACAATGGCGCATATATGAATACAGGCATTCAGCGTTCAAGTGCAACCCCTTTTGGTGCAGATACCACTACAAGCCCTGCGGGGAGTGTTGTGCCGGGGAAAATGCAGCAGAGGAAGAATCTAACCAAAATAATGGCTGCACATGATATCCCTTACGTGGCCCAGGCATCACCCGCCCACTGGCAGGACCTTATCAGAAAGGTAAAGAAGGCTTTTGAAATAAAAGGTCCCAAGTTTATGAATGTAATCTCTCCGTGCAACAGGGGCTGGAGGTCAAGGACAGACGATGCCATTGAACTCAGCAGGCTTGCGGTTGATACATGCTACTGGCCACTTTATGAAGTTGAAAATGGTATTACTAAGGTTACATATACTCCAAGGAATAAGAAGCCTATTGTTGATTTTTTAAAACCTCAGGGCAGGTTCAAGCATCTCTTCAGCCCTGAAAATGAATGGATATTAAAGAAATTACAGGAAGATATAGACAAAGAGTGGGATGAACTCCTCAGAGCCTCTTCTATTGAAAAATAG
- the porA gene encoding pyruvate ferredoxin oxidoreductase has product MARVVAVTGNEASAEALRQINPDVCAAYPITPQTDLMQRFSGFVSDGKVDTEVILVESEHSAMSACIGASAAGGRVVTATSSQGLALMWEMLFIAAGMRLPVVMPLVNRALSAPLNIHGDHSDSMGARDSGWIQLYSENAQEAYDNTIQAFRIAEHMDIRLPVMVCFDGFIISHSIERVEYLEDTEVKNFVGEYKQLYPLLDIDNPKSYGPLILPDLYMEYKRAQHEVMTKVKDVVLDVASEFKKLSKREYGLFEAYRLDDADIALVILSSAAGTAKDVIDEFRGRGIKAGLLKPRLFRPFPYEEVADTLKKVRAISVMDRADSFGGYGPLFMEISSALLHIKERPLLINKIYGLGGRDFLPGHAEMVLNELMEIVETGKFKTIKEYIGVRE; this is encoded by the coding sequence ATGGCGAGGGTTGTTGCTGTAACTGGAAACGAGGCATCGGCAGAAGCGCTCAGACAGATAAATCCCGATGTGTGCGCTGCATACCCCATTACGCCGCAGACAGACCTGATGCAGAGGTTCTCAGGTTTTGTATCTGATGGAAAAGTAGACACCGAAGTTATACTCGTTGAAAGCGAACACAGTGCTATGAGCGCATGCATAGGCGCCTCGGCAGCAGGCGGAAGGGTGGTAACAGCTACATCATCGCAGGGACTTGCCCTTATGTGGGAGATGCTTTTTATTGCCGCTGGAATGAGACTGCCCGTTGTCATGCCTTTAGTGAACAGGGCGCTTTCAGCGCCTCTTAATATCCACGGTGACCATTCAGACAGCATGGGAGCGAGAGACTCCGGATGGATTCAATTATATTCAGAGAATGCCCAGGAAGCATATGACAACACCATACAGGCCTTTCGTATTGCAGAGCACATGGATATAAGGCTCCCTGTTATGGTCTGCTTTGATGGATTTATCATAAGTCACTCAATAGAGAGAGTAGAGTACCTCGAAGATACTGAGGTAAAGAACTTTGTCGGCGAATATAAACAATTATACCCCCTTCTTGATATCGATAACCCCAAAAGCTATGGCCCTCTTATCCTGCCTGACCTTTATATGGAATACAAGAGGGCTCAACACGAAGTAATGACAAAGGTGAAAGATGTGGTCCTCGATGTTGCATCAGAATTTAAGAAACTGAGCAAAAGGGAGTACGGACTTTTTGAGGCGTATAGACTCGACGATGCAGATATTGCACTTGTAATCCTCAGCTCAGCAGCAGGCACTGCAAAGGATGTTATTGATGAATTCAGGGGAAGAGGCATAAAGGCAGGTCTGCTTAAACCGAGGCTGTTCAGGCCATTTCCGTACGAGGAAGTTGCCGATACACTTAAGAAGGTGAGGGCAATTAGCGTTATGGACAGGGCTGATTCTTTTGGCGGATACGGGCCTCTGTTTATGGAGATAAGCTCGGCACTGCTACACATTAAAGAAAGGCCTTTATTGATAAATAAGATATACGGCCTTGGGGGAAGGGACTTTTTGCCAGGGCATGCAGAGATGGTTCTCAATGAGCTTATGGAAATTGTAGAAACTGGTAAGTTTAAGACCATTAAGGAATATATCGGGGTAAGAGAATAA
- a CDS encoding 4Fe-4S binding protein — MKQKGWKELTPGAVILEPGNAVEFKTGSWRAFRPEWKEENCIQCLFCWLYCPDMAINVKDGKRAEFNYDYCKGCGICALECPGKKGQKAIVMVEEGK, encoded by the coding sequence GTGAAACAAAAGGGATGGAAAGAGCTTACACCAGGCGCTGTTATCCTGGAGCCAGGGAATGCTGTAGAATTCAAGACAGGCTCATGGCGGGCATTCAGACCGGAATGGAAAGAGGAAAACTGTATACAGTGCCTTTTCTGCTGGCTTTACTGCCCTGACATGGCAATAAATGTGAAAGATGGTAAAAGGGCAGAATTTAATTATGATTATTGTAAGGGTTGTGGTATTTGTGCCCTTGAATGCCCTGGAAAGAAAGGACAGAAGGCCATAGTAATGGTAGAGGAGGGCAAGTAA